One window of the Camelus ferus isolate YT-003-E chromosome 12, BCGSAC_Cfer_1.0, whole genome shotgun sequence genome contains the following:
- the ASCL4 gene encoding achaete-scute homolog 4, whose protein sequence is MEKRKQAGLLTLPYHLRPVPLAVPGSLPRLPLRDPFRISLRLDTACWERAPGGCAPRRPYLPLSLDGAFEPAFLRKRNERERQRVRCVNEGYARLRDHLPRELAAKRLSKVETLRAAIGYIKHLQELLEGHAQGQEGASPPCRAECNSDGESKASSAPSPSSEPEEASS, encoded by the coding sequence ATGGAGAAACGTAAACAGGCCGGATTACTGACCTTGCCGTACCACCTGCGCCCAGTGCCCCTGGCCGTGCCGGGGTCCCTGCCCCGCCTCCCTCTGCGGGACCCGTTCAGGATCTCCTTGCGCCTGGACACCGCGTGCTGGGAGAGGGCGCCGGGTGGCTGCGCCCCAAGACGGCCCTACCTGCCCCTGTCTCTGGACGGTGCCTTCGAGCCCGCCTTTCTCCGCAAGCGCAACGAGCGCGAGCGGCAGCGCGTGCGCTGCGTTAACGAGGGGTACGCGCGCCTCCGAGACCACCTGCCCCGAGAGTTGGCCGCCAAGCGCCTCAGCAAAGTGGAGACGCTCCGCGCCGCCATCGGCTACATCAAGCATCTCCAGGAGCTGCTGGAGGGCCACGCGCAGGGGCAGGAGGGCGCCAGTCCCCCGTGCAGGGCCGAATGCAACAGCGACGGCGAGTCCAAGGCCTCGTCGGCGCCCTCGCCCAGCAGCGAGCCCGAGGAGGCGAGCAGCTAA